From a single Solanum dulcamara chromosome 4, daSolDulc1.2, whole genome shotgun sequence genomic region:
- the LOC129887215 gene encoding uncharacterized protein LOC129887215 isoform X3, which yields MGKMTFRIVIGILVVLLLYYVGRPLYWKISATVHDIRHNKQTVSGGFSQIVHAAQNSVGWFHDESDSGVRNGGIAAARRILLRSHTKEGQQDLHFTLGKK from the exons ATGGGGAAGATGACATTCAGAATAGTGATAGGGATTTTGGTAGTATTGTTACTGTACTACGTCGGCCGACCTCTCTACTGGAAAATCTCCGCCACCGTTCACGATATCCGCCACAACAAACAAACCGTCTCAGGAG GATTTTCGCAAATTGTTCATGCAGCTCAGAATTCGGTGGGCTGGTTCCACGATGAGTCTGATTCAGGAGTGCGCAATGGTGGCATTGCAGCAGCAAGGAGGATCCTTCTTC GGTCACACACGAAAGAAGGTCAACAAGATCTACACTTTACTCTAGGGAAAAAATGA
- the LOC129887215 gene encoding uncharacterized protein LOC129887215 isoform X2, giving the protein MGKMTFRIVIGILVVLLLYYVGRPLYWKISATVHDIRHNKQTVSGGFSQIVHAAQNSVGWFHDESDSGVRNGGIAAARRILLRKVQVKLVTLPCVLLDQIR; this is encoded by the exons ATGGGGAAGATGACATTCAGAATAGTGATAGGGATTTTGGTAGTATTGTTACTGTACTACGTCGGCCGACCTCTCTACTGGAAAATCTCCGCCACCGTTCACGATATCCGCCACAACAAACAAACCGTCTCAGGAG GATTTTCGCAAATTGTTCATGCAGCTCAGAATTCGGTGGGCTGGTTCCACGATGAGTCTGATTCAGGAGTGCGCAATGGTGGCATTGCAGCAGCAAGGAGGATCCTTCTTCGTAAG GTACAAGTCAAGTTGGTAACTCTGCCCTGTGTTTTGTTGGATCAAATTCGGTGA
- the LOC129887215 gene encoding uncharacterized protein LOC129887215 isoform X4, which yields MGKMTFRIVIGILVVLLLYYVGRPLYWKISATVHDIRHNKQTVSGGFSQIVHAAQNSVGWFHDESDSGVRNGGIAAARRILLRKGHTRKKVNKIYTLL from the exons ATGGGGAAGATGACATTCAGAATAGTGATAGGGATTTTGGTAGTATTGTTACTGTACTACGTCGGCCGACCTCTCTACTGGAAAATCTCCGCCACCGTTCACGATATCCGCCACAACAAACAAACCGTCTCAGGAG GATTTTCGCAAATTGTTCATGCAGCTCAGAATTCGGTGGGCTGGTTCCACGATGAGTCTGATTCAGGAGTGCGCAATGGTGGCATTGCAGCAGCAAGGAGGATCCTTCTTCGTAAG GGTCACACACGAAAGAAGGTCAACAAGATCTACACTTTACTCTAG
- the LOC129887215 gene encoding uncharacterized protein LOC129887215 isoform X1, with product MGKMTFRIVIGILVVLLLYYVGRPLYWKISATVHDIRHNKQTVSGGFSQIVHAAQNSVGWFHDESDSGVRNGGIAAARRILLRTSQVGNSALCFVGSNSVTILHSCPSRAKTG from the exons ATGGGGAAGATGACATTCAGAATAGTGATAGGGATTTTGGTAGTATTGTTACTGTACTACGTCGGCCGACCTCTCTACTGGAAAATCTCCGCCACCGTTCACGATATCCGCCACAACAAACAAACCGTCTCAGGAG GATTTTCGCAAATTGTTCATGCAGCTCAGAATTCGGTGGGCTGGTTCCACGATGAGTCTGATTCAGGAGTGCGCAATGGTGGCATTGCAGCAGCAAGGAGGATCCTTCTTC GTACAAGTCAAGTTGGTAACTCTGCCCTGTGTTTTGTTGGATCAAATTCGGTGACAATTCTCCACTCATGTCCTTCAAGAGCAAAGACCGGATAA
- the LOC129887217 gene encoding histone H3.2 codes for MARTKQTARKSTGGKAPRKQLATKAARKSAPATGGVKKPHRFRPGTVALREIRKYQKSTELLIRKLPFQRLVREIAQDFKTDLRFQSSAVAALQEAAEAYLVGLFEDTNLCAIHAKRVTIMPKDIQLARRIRGERA; via the coding sequence ATGGCCCGTACTAAGCAAACAGCTCGCAAATCCACTGGTGGAAAGGCTCCAAGGAAGCAACTAGCTACCAAAGCTGCTAGAAAGTCAGCTCCGGCAACCGGAGGAGTAAAGAAACCTCACCGTTTCCGTCCAGGAACTGTGGCTTTGAGGGAAATCAGAAAGTATCAGAAATCTACTGAGTTGTTGATTAGGAAGCTGCCATTTCAGAGGCTGGTGAGGGAAATTGCTCAGGATTTCAAGACAGATCTGAGGTTTCAGAGTAGTGCTGTGGCTGCTCTACAAGAGGCTGCTGAGGCTTACCTCGTTGGTCTCTTTGAAGATACCAATCTCTGTGCAATTCATGCTAAGAGGGTTACCATTATGCCTAAGGATATTCAGCTTGCTAGGAGGATTCGTGGAGAAAGGGCTTAA